The Methanococcus voltae PS genomic interval TTAGGAACTGAAGCTGCTTTAAAATATTTTGAAACTCTTACTGAGTTACCTGACGAACCTATAACTGTAGAATGGGTTGACGGTAAATCAGTATTGGTTTAATCCTTTTTGATGAAACTTTTGAAAAAAGTTTCAAAAGTTTCATTATAATTTTTTAAAATAATTTTTTAAAATTATTAATTCAATTTCTAAAATATCGATAATTTCTAAAATTTCTTTTTTTTTAGGTTCATTTTTAAAATCCAAAATAGTTAATTGACTTATAAACTTGCCCATTATAGAACATATGTTTAAATACGTTTTTTCAAAAGTTTCGTGACGTTCTTCCATTAATTCATCGTTGTAGTTCTTTTTAAATTTTTCAAATTCATAATCCTGCTTAAAATCCTCAAAGTTGCTCAACTGAGGACAAAGAATTATTTTTTAAAAGTTAAATTTTCTATTTTATTTGCAATTACTCCATTATTTATTTTAACATTTAACTTACTTTTTTTAGATTCTTCAAAATCTTCAAAATCTATTAATTCTGCAACATCTTTCACTGCGAATTTATCATTCTCTAATTTTTTTAGATTTTTCATAATATCATGACCTATAAATTAATTAGTTTATTAAATTTACTATATAATTTAGATGTATTTAATAAAATATATAGGTTTAGGATTTAATTCTTTTTTTCACAATTATTTATTGAAAATTCTAGATTTTCTATTTTATTTGCAATTACCCCATTATTTTCCAATACTTGGACATTAAAATTCATAATTTCGTTATCTAATTCATCCCCCAAATTAAATATCTCAAAAGCTTTTTTACCTATCGGGGTTAAGTAGTAATATGTCCTAGGAAATTTATAAGTCCCAGTTACTTCTTTTTTACCTATAATCTTTAATTCATATAATTCTCGAATAGCCCGCCCCAAAGCTCCTTTTGATATTTCAGAAATATCCATTAATTCCCCAAAGTATATCTGTTCATGTTCTTTTATTATTTCCAAAATCTTGCGCATATTTGATTTGGATAGGGATTTTAATATCATACTATACCTTTTTAAATTTTTATTATTTTCATATTAATACATATTTTATTATCATTGTATTAATTTAGCAATAAATAAATTAAATAATATTATTCGTAATATACTATGGATTTACACGTATATACAGTTTGTTATAATGTTAACTGTTATCATAAATGATAACTATTATATAATAGAAGATTATAGAGATATAGATGATAAGTTAGGAAACAATATAGTTTAAAGGGGACGTGTAATGAATAATTTAACGGCATTTAAAATAATAAAAAATGTGGCTAATTACTATAAAGACTTTTTAGAAATTTCTGAAAGAAATGGGGAGCTTAAAATCAAAACAAAAGATATGGGTGAAGTTAGTGGTAACACAAAGCGAGATATTGGATAAAATAGTTGAAAATGGGGGCGTTATTTCTTCAAAGGAACTAAAAAAAGCATATAATTTAAATGAAGGTTCGAGTCATTTATCTTCGCGACTTAAACAACTTCGAAAAAAAGAAATAATTGAAAAAATCGAAGGACCCAATAGACTAGTATTGTACTTTTTAAAAGATTTGTCTTATTTAAATATTATTAAAGATGAAAAAACTAAAAAGTACGTTGAATTTTCACTAACAACTGAAGAATATGGGGAATATAAAAATTTAATGGAATTATACAATATTAAAAATGATAAAGAATTTATTATGGAATTGGTTAAAAAAATTAAATGAAAATAATAAATAAAAACTAAATAAATAATAAATAATTAACAAACTTTTTCAAATTTAAACGGAATTTCAGAACTTAAACATAAAACATAAAACGTCATAAGTTGGATTAAATATGTATATTCAACTTCATTTATTACTTTTAAAGAAAAGCAACTTTCATATAATTGATTTAATACTTTTTTATAGTTTAACTCTTCATTAATTGAACATTCACCGATTAACTCATCTAAAGAATCTATTAATTCCTTTTTACGACTTTTAGAAATAACTTCATTTGGATAGTCTACAAATGGAAGTAATTTATCAAATATTTTATCGTTTAATTTATTTTCTTTCTCTTTTTCTTCTTTCACTTCTGGAAATATCATTTTAAAACACCTTATTTTATTCAAACCCTTTTTACTCGTAAAAATCCTTTGATGGATTTATTTTGCATATATTAATTATTAACTTAGTATGAAATCAAACAAGAACTTCATAAGAAACCCTTTTTATTCACTCCGTTCATAAAAATCCTTTATACTAAAATCTATGATTTTAGATATTTTAAAAATCTTTGATTTTTAAGATCATGGACATAGTGTGTATATATATTTTATTATCCAAGTATAAAATCAAACAAGAACTTTATAAATGGAATTAATGTAAGATTAAGGCCAAAATAACTAAATACTATTTTTAAACCCATCTCCAACAGATTCATAAACAGAATTTTCTTTATTTTCTGATTCCCTTGGTTCTGTTGATACTTTCTTATCATTATTAACAAGAGGCGTAATCTTTTTGACTCGTTTGTAATTATCCAATTTACATTTTTTAAGATTATAATTGAATACTTTTTCAAAATCTGGAAAATAATAATTATGGAATACTGCTAAAATACACAAGTAAACTCCCAAAGTTATTAAACAAGCTTTATACTGTTGAAAACCTATTAAAGATATTTCTAATAGGAATAAAGCTATTAGATACTGTTTAAAGTTTTTATCTACTTTTATGGTCAAAATAACACCTTTTTAAAATTTTACAATTTTTTTGTCCTTATTTTAATATTACATTATAAATTTAATTTTTAATCCCTACCAAATGAAGATATTATTCACAAATTCTTGATACTTTGTTTTATCATGTGTTTTGTAGTCAGACTTTATAAAGTCTAATTTTTGAATCTAATCTTGGACTTTATAAAGTCCCATTGTGCTTTTAATTTAGCAACATAGTTGCTGACGTAAATAGCTACACACTAAAGGTGAAATAATGGGACTATTTAGCAAAAAAGACGATAGCGAACAATTAATACATACACAAAGAGATTTGGTAAGATTCATTGCAAGAGATGAAGTAGAATCTATTAAAAAAGATATAGAATTAGAATCTGTAAAAAAAGACATTAAATACTTAGAAAGAGAACTTTTAGAGTTCAGAATGAATAAAATAGCAAAAGAAACTGTCGAAAAAGATAATTTCTATGAAGAAATTTCAGAACTTAAAAGAAAAGCACCTAAAACAATGTAAAATGTAACTAAGTTTTTAGTTGTTTAACATTTTTAAGTTTAAAATCAATTATCCGCTAAAATATTGTTATTTTACATGATTTAATACTCTTAATTAATAATTAGAATAATATCATTAAATTTGTAAATAATAAACCTACAAAATTACTATTTATTTTAAAATAATAGATAAATAATAGATAAATAACCTCTAAATGTCTTAATGTATGTAATTTCGATAAATTAGATATTACATACTTTAAATTATTGATAAATATAAAATTAAAAATTTAATAATATATAAATTCCAAAATTATCTAGTTAAATAAACTAATATTATATAAAAATTATAAAATAAGATTAAAAATACCAAATAAGGATAAATAGGCATAATTACAAAAGGTGAGTAAAATGGGATATGCACAACCACCAGGATTAGACATTAATCAGTTAAACAATTACAAATTGATGGGTAAAGGATTTTTAACTATTAATGATAAGGTTAAATCTGAAAGAATAGCTTATGTGGAAGTAGATTTATCTATGAAACAAAGTGTAATATCTACTGAAACTAATGAAGGTATCTTAAAGTCAGTGAGTGAAAATATAGACGCAGAGGGTAGTATTACCACCATTAAAGGTACCCATAGGTGTTTTATGGCACTTAACGGTGTAGTACCTCAAACAAGTGCTGAACAAGATGTAGTATCATACTCAGCTACAGGAGTGGCTAAAACTTACGCCACGTTTGGAGAAACTATTTCTGAAATATCTGGAAAACAATTGACTAGCCCTTCGATATTAAGGTTAGAACTTATTGGTTCTCAACCAATAACCCCTGATAAAATATTAATTAAAGGGTTAGACTACTTTGGAAACCCCGTTGAAGAAGAATTGCACTATGAAGCCATAGAAGTAGTTAAGGGTATTACTTTATTCTCAAAAATAACGGAGATAACATTCCCTGCCACTTTGAAAAATGTAACTGCGTCAATAAAGACACTTCCGAGTGTTAGATATGGGAAAATGACTAAAGTACCTAAATTCTCATTGCAATTGGCATTATTTGATACATCAAATAATTATGAATACTTACAATCAGTCCAGGTTAATAACATTATGATACTTGAAAAGCCTAACTTCAAAGCCAGCGGTAAGGAAGAAGCACTTCAAGAGCAAATTAAGTTTATTATTGGAAATGCAAACCACGACATTGTGTTGATTGAAAAATTACCCCCATTGTTAGAGGAATAATTTAAATAATTGCATAATTGGTAATAAAAATTAGTGAAAATTAAGCTAAAATAAATGAAAATTAATATTTTAAAATTTAATGATTTAATATTGAATATATTCATAAAATAAATGAAAATTATGGGATAAAATGGTTACAGTAGAAGAATATTTAAAAAATAGTTCAAAGGAAGTAAAATTACCTTCGGGAGTAGTTTTTAGAATTAAAACGATTAGCACAATAGATGTAATTGAGGCTTTTGAAGACCCCGTAATATTTGCAAAAATGTTCAATGAATCTGAAAATGCAAAAAGCGGAAAAAATAAAGATGTTGGAATGACTAATGCTGAAAAAGGTAGTCTTTTATTCTCTAAAATCCCCCAATTAGTGGAAAATAACATTGTAGAACCTGCGGGTATCAAATGGCACCAATTAACTGGTGAAGACAAAGAATTTTTGGCAAATGAGATTGTTTTAAAACAATTAAATGTTCCAGACGGTATCAGTAACTTTCGTGCGGAATAACAGTAGAAACATAGATTATATAGCAAAACGTTATGGGGTTCTTCCTTCGGATATTCTCGGTATTTCAAGGAATTCTACGCTGTGTTATTCAATTAATTATGCAGTACTGGTTAATTCATTAAACGAAGAATATTCTGAAAAAAGTAAATCTAAAGGTAGTAGTGTTCAAAAGATTTCCAACGATGAACTTATTCAATATCAAAAAGAAATTTCAAATTACTTTTAATCCATTTAGATTAATTCATATTCTATTATAAATTAAATTCTGTTTTAATTTATTAAGAATCCCCATAATTTTCTTAAATTCTATAATTTAAGAAATAAATATAACCTACGGGTGAATACTATGATGTCAATCATACGTGCAATTATGTCATTTTTCTCAAATAATAAAATGAAAAATAAAATTGAATCTACAGGAGAAAGCTTAGTTAAATTTGGGAATAAAACAGGCGATTCTTTTGAAGAAGCTGGAGAAAAAATAGTTTCCAATAAAGACAAGATTAAAGAATTTGGTGAAAAAACAGCGGAAGTAGGTTCACATATGGGGACTATTGGTGAAGGTTTCAACAGTGCGGAAAATCTAATTGGTGGTTCCAATAATAGTACACAATCTCAGGGTTCAAATCAAAGCTCAGGTCAGGGTTCAAATTCTTCTAACTCTTCAGGGATAGGTGGCATGTTTGAAGCTATTGGGGCTAATATGGGCGATATTTCAAATATTCTTATTGCAATTACATCGGTTATAGAATTATGCACTATATTACAACCAGTTTTAGCAGGGATTTTTACCACAATTGCAGGGGTCTCAATACAAGCTTGGTTACCTCCATTATTGGCAGTTGCTGCAGTAGTTGGTACGATAACTATCGCAATAGATGCTTTTAAAAAAGCATGGGAAAAAAATTATGGCGGAATTCGAGAAAAAGTTGAAAAACTTAAAGAAAGTTTTGGGGGAATAGCAGAAAGAATATCCGGAGTTTTTAACAGGGTTGTAGAATATTTAACTTCATTATATGACCAAATAATAAATTCTACCGCAGTACAAGATACTATTATAGCAGTCATTGATTGCCTCCAAACAGGTGCGGACAATTTTACTGAATTTTTCGATTTCATATGTGAAAAAATAGATTCTATGGATTTTTCGTGGATAGATTCATTAATTAGTCAAATTTCAAACTTTTTAACAAATGTACTAACTGGAATACCTCCAGTATTACAATGGTTATCTGAAAATAGTAAAATATGGCTTGAAAAAATTAAAGAAGTCATAAATTGGCTTTTTAAAGCATGGGAAGAAGACTTTGGCGGTATTAGGACTACTATCACAAACTTGGCTAAATCCTTAGCATGGTTTGTAGCCCAAGCATTTAAGGCATTTGAATGGGTATTTAAGGGTATAACATGGCTTTATAATAATTGGGATACAATATGGGCAGATATGTTAAAATCCATCGAGCCAATGGTAGATAATCTGATAAACTTTGCAAAATTCGTTATAAATTTATGGATTAATGTTTCTTCAATTATAAAAGATGCTTGGAATGGTATTTTAGAGTTTGTCGAATCCAGCTTAAATAATATCGTAAATATGGCAAATTCCTTAATACGACGTATCAATGCAGCAGCACTTCCTGGAGTAGAACCTATAAAATTGTTAGAAGAAGTTGATTTTTCCGCATATCAAATAGAATTATCAGGTGCAGATGAACTTAAAAATGCAATAGCCGAGATAGAAAAGCTTAAAACTGAATTTTTCAAGCCTGCACATGAAGGTGAAGACAAAGATAAGGATAAAGAAAAAAATAATATAAATCTTACGATTAATAATCCTCAAATAAAATCATTATCTGAAATGCTGGAGCAGGTCGAAGAATACACTGCGGCTTTAAACTCAGGTGATTTATTATGATGAAAATAAAGGTCAAAACAGATAACCATGAGTTATTAATGGGTGAAAAAGATTTTGAAGTCATATTTTTAGGATTGCCTGGTACTTCAGAAATTAAATCAAAGGTTCATACTTTAAAATCCCCATTTGTTGATGGAGAAATTTATGTGGATAATCAATTAAAACCTTTAAAATTTAAATTGAAAGGTATCATTACAGAAAATATTAAAGAAAACATCAATTTGCTTAGAAAGGTATTCAATCCAAAGAAAAAAGGAACTTTAACATATATTGAAAATGAAATTGAAAAATCAATCGAATTTATAGCAAATGCAGTTCCAAAGTTTGAATACTCAACTTACGATTATCAAAAGTTTTTAGTTGAAATCTATTGCCCCGCTCCAATATTAAAGTCAAAACTAATTAAAAAAGAAGTAACTTCTTCAACGGGTTTGTTTAAATTTCCTTTTTCTACAACCAGCGATGGTGTACCAATGGGAACCCGTTTAAGTTCTACAATCGTTGAAAATAATGGAGATTTAGACGTTGACTATATACTTGTGATTTCAGGACCGATGACTGCACCGATTGAGATTAAAAACAATACAACGAATGAAATTATAAAATTAAGAAAATCTTTAACGGTTCACGAAAAACTAATAATCGATACAAAAAATAAAAATATTGAGCTCTTAACTGAAACTTCAAAGTTAAGAGCTTTTAACTACTTAAATCCAGATTCAAGACTCTTTAAACTTCGAGTGGGTGGAAATGAAATAGAATACACAACTGCAAACGAATCAGAAGTCGGTAATCTATCTATTTCATATAAAGAAAATTATATTTGGTAGTTGATTAAAAATAAGAAAGATTTTGTTTTAAAATAAATATCTTTTATTTTTTTACAAAATAATATTTTAATAAAACACTCGACGTATTTAAAATTATTAAATCTTTATTATAATTCATTAATTCATTAATTCGTTATTTAACGACTAATTAACAATTTAACAATTAAATTTATAAAATATTTCATTTAGGTGATAAAATGGAATTTTCAATGCCATTTGACAGCGTAGGTGCTGACGAAAGGCTTTATAATGCGGAAGATTTTGCAGATTTTTTCAAAATGTTCGTCTCTAATGGAGTAAGTGGTCTTTATGATAATTTGAAAGTTTCTGCAAATGGGCAAAATATGAAAACTTCAGTTAGTGCAGGAACTGCAATGATTAACGGTAAGTATTATAAAAATACTGAAGCCATAGAATTTTCACACATGGCTTTATCCCCCGGGCAAAATAGAATCGATAGAATAGTTTTAAGACTCGATAACTCTGAATCGAATAGAAACATTAAAATAATGCTCCTAACAGGTGAACTTTCTGACAATCCCCAACCACCTATATTAACAAGAAATGACAATATTTATGAACTTTCACTTGCTCAAGTTAAACTTACAGGGGGTAGAAATTATTTAACCACTGAAGATATAATCGATGAAAGAACAGATGAAGCAGTTTGTGGAGTTATGCATTCGTCAAATCAGGAAGAAGCTATTGAAAATTGGTTTGAAGACTTTCAAAATAGAACTGAAATTCATTTATCTCAGTTAAACATGGATAATTTAGTATTAAGAGAAAATATTCGAGAAGTATTATTGGAAAATATAACGCCTGGTGAGGTGATTTATTCAAATAGCATATATGGCTCGGGCAAAAATGGACCTTCTG includes:
- a CDS encoding winged helix-turn-helix domain-containing protein, which translates into the protein MILKSLSKSNMRKILEIIKEHEQIYFGELMDISEISKGALGRAIRELYELKIIGKKEVTGTYKFPRTYYYLTPIGKKAFEIFNLGDELDNEIMNFNVQVLENNGVIANKIENLEFSINNCEKKN
- a CDS encoding phage tail family protein, translated to MMKIKVKTDNHELLMGEKDFEVIFLGLPGTSEIKSKVHTLKSPFVDGEIYVDNQLKPLKFKLKGIITENIKENINLLRKVFNPKKKGTLTYIENEIEKSIEFIANAVPKFEYSTYDYQKFLVEIYCPAPILKSKLIKKEVTSSTGLFKFPFSTTSDGVPMGTRLSSTIVENNGDLDVDYILVISGPMTAPIEIKNNTTNEIIKLRKSLTVHEKLIIDTKNKNIELLTETSKLRAFNYLNPDSRLFKLRVGGNEIEYTTANESEVGNLSISYKENYIW
- a CDS encoding phage tail protein, with the translated sequence MMSIIRAIMSFFSNNKMKNKIESTGESLVKFGNKTGDSFEEAGEKIVSNKDKIKEFGEKTAEVGSHMGTIGEGFNSAENLIGGSNNSTQSQGSNQSSGQGSNSSNSSGIGGMFEAIGANMGDISNILIAITSVIELCTILQPVLAGIFTTIAGVSIQAWLPPLLAVAAVVGTITIAIDAFKKAWEKNYGGIREKVEKLKESFGGIAERISGVFNRVVEYLTSLYDQIINSTAVQDTIIAVIDCLQTGADNFTEFFDFICEKIDSMDFSWIDSLISQISNFLTNVLTGIPPVLQWLSENSKIWLEKIKEVINWLFKAWEEDFGGIRTTITNLAKSLAWFVAQAFKAFEWVFKGITWLYNNWDTIWADMLKSIEPMVDNLINFAKFVINLWINVSSIIKDAWNGILEFVESSLNNIVNMANSLIRRINAAALPGVEPIKLLEEVDFSAYQIELSGADELKNAIAEIEKLKTEFFKPAHEGEDKDKDKEKNNINLTINNPQIKSLSEMLEQVEEYTAALNSGDLL